A segment of the Lycium ferocissimum isolate CSIRO_LF1 chromosome 5, AGI_CSIRO_Lferr_CH_V1, whole genome shotgun sequence genome:
GGCAGCATCTAAAAAGTTGACAAGATTTTGTTCTGCTTCAGCACCAACACAGAGCCTATTAGTTGCAATGCTTTTAGATGCTGGGTTCATCAAGGATTATATGAGAACAAACAGAGGGAGATTGCGAAAAGTGTTTGACTTATTTGTGGCAGGTCTAAAACAATTTGGCATCGAATGCATGAACAGCAGTGCAGGCCTGTATTGTTGGGTTAATATGAGCAGATTGATTTCCCCTTATAATGAAAAGGGAGAGCTTGAGCTGTGGGAGAAGCTCTTGGATGTAGCTAAGATAAACGTGACTCCAGGGTCAGCTTGCCATTGTATTGAACCTGGATGGTTCAGATGTTGTTTTAGTACGTTAGCAGAAAAGGACATTCCTGTAGTTATGGAACGGATACGTAAAGTTGTTGAACGTAGTTAGGCTTCCTGATTAAAATGTTTATAGCTTTAACGTAAGGTATATGGCTGTGTTGGTTATGTCATCTTTTTATGAGAATGCGCTGTTTCTATTTTGGAATTCAATATGTACATTATTGACACTTTATACTGAAGTTGCACTCGTGTTGCCAATTTAAAACTTCAATCTGTACATTAGAATGTGAAACATGTTGCACAAGTAGAAATTAAGAATGGATAATAGAAATGACTTTTCATATTTGACGGGACAGCTAAGCTGTTTCAAAGTTGTGACAAACTGTGAATCAAGATGCGCATCTTTCAGATTAGTTTGAGTTGCAACTGCCTCTTCCACTTGTTGTGTAGTTCGCCAATGCTGTTGCCAATTCCGGCGATGCAGCATCCAAAAGCATCATCATCCATCATTTCCTGCAACAAGTATTATAATGGATGTCTTTCAAATTTCAGCCTTGGTTGAAATATGTTGTTCTAAGTGGGGTATATATGAATAGGATTAAGTAGAGAACATCTAACTGCTATTTAATGCAAGGTATTATGCCTGTGTTTACTAGTTGTTAGGATATACAGAATAAGTATTGATGTTTTCCAGAGAACTACCTTAGAGAACCTCCGCTTCTGCATTTGGATGGTTTTCCTTTGGTGACTTCTTCTTCGGCTCATCATTATCAGCTCACCTAGAGTTAGTGGATGTCTTACTTTGATGCTTCTATTCTTATCACGATCTAGATTGTTGTTAAGTGCTTTTGGAGGAACATGAGAATCTCCTTTTTCAGGGTCACTGCAGTTCTGAAGAAAGCTAGTATTAGGTGATAACAAAGGGAAGAGCTTTTCCAGAAAAGCAGTCCCAACTAGGCTTGTAGTTCCAGTAGCATAACTGAGAAGACTGCTGCCAGTTTCAGAAGTTGGTGAAAGAGGACCCGTCAGCTGGCTGTCGCCTATATCTGCTGTCGGAGAAGTTTGCTCGACAGGAACAGCACTTGAAATGTCCAGAGTTGGTATGAGGCCATTAGCAAGGAGTGAAGGGACTGAGCTGAAGGATTCATAGATTGATTCAGAATCAGATGCCTCAACTTCTGATTCAGACGTCTCATCTTCTTCACAATGAGCATGTTGATCGATGTAATTATCAATGCCAGTCCAAAAGTTGTCCCTACCTTCTTGCACATCTCTAACGGTTGAAGGTAAGCCAATGATATTTTTGCGTGGAGATGTCTGggagaagaaaggaagtggTGTTCCTGGCTTTTCTTCCCATTCAAAGGGAACAGAAGCAATAAGCTTAACTGGGGGTGTAAACGTAAACGTGCCATTAGTTGTAGCAACAGGCTTTGGTTTCCAATCCTTTATTGGTATTCCTGGTCTTTCTTCCCATATAAATGGAATGGAAATTTGTTGTCTCTCTCTCTTGCAAGTTGAATCCCCAGACGGGTTGTTTTCCGCCATTGGAGGAACATATATCGTCATTGccattttcgtttttttatttgctGAGCGAACAGCAcacatacatttatatatacagCAGAGAGTAAGTGGGTTAGAGGAGTTTGCAACTAAACCTACATGCCAACCGCACCATTTATGCAAAGAAAGATTAGGCGAACGTACTGTCTgttatcaataataataatatatattaatatgacAATCTCTTTCTTAATTTGTCTCTCTTAAACACTTTGACTAACGATTTTTGGGCAAATTCTTTTTGTTGAAGAAGCGTGCTGTCATAGCCATTCGAAGAACCGGTCAACAAACTTGATCTGACTTACCAAACTCTATTAAGTTACTTTTGGTAAACTTTGGCTGGGGTTCAATGTTCAATAGCAGTTTATTAGTGCTCTCTGAACTACTTCAATAGGAAAAGTGCTAAGAGGCCCACTCTGTTTTGGTCAATTTGCCACCTGGGTGAGAGTGATAGGGTAAAATTCACAAATAGTCACATTTTGACCCCTGTAATTAAATAACCACTATCATGCAGTTTTACATGTTATGACGATAGCTATTTTCAAAAACATGACCAAAAAGTAGCCAGTAAACCCTATTTCTACGTTACTTTCCACAACTATTTTTTCTTCCAAGTATTGTTGAAGCTCAAGAGAAtgtttctctcttcttttttccccGTCGATCGAGTGCTTCAAACGTGTATAAAACAAGACAATCACATATAGGCTATTTCAAGCTTCTTGATGATTAGGTGCCTCCTCACAAAGGGGGTCGCAGTGATCAGGCCTGGGCGACTGTTTATCAAAAACACAAGTCTCCGCAAAGTCGTAAGGGAACTGTAGCCTTAGCTGCTCGTGACCAAGAAACCATCGGTTTCGCTTGGTGGGCCGGGAATACCCGATCTATCAATTTATCTGGTAAACTTCTAGTAATAACTATCTTATTCCAGTTAGTTATTTTTATTGGATGAGTAACTTGACACTTGTTGGTAAAGAATCGAATTCTAATTTTTAACTATTTTGAAGCCAAGTATGCTTAGaattaggggtgtcaaatgagAGCGGATTGGGACGGATTTGGGCGGATAAAAGTGTGATAAGCTAATAATAACTCCCCCCTTAAAAATGATCTAATAGTACTACTTAAGACACAATATTACAAAATTATaagatattttttcttatttactgAACATAACTTAATTACAAAACATATCAAATCTGGAAAAATTAAAAGCCTTCCCTAACCCTTCCCCTTTTCCCCAAAGTTATTTGAGCTGAAAAGAGTTGGGCTAAAAAgtgggtcataactcaaccccTCCAATTCTTACtatgttttatttaatttatttgttctttatatTTAATGATCTAATTAAACTATCTTTTTTTCATTATTATGACCATATATTATGACATATCtaatacaaaatatttttgaaaatagtttGACAATTTTTTATGGGTCAATTTGGATGTCATATCAGCCAAATTTAAGATGAGCTGAAATGGGTTGAGCTGAAATATATTGAGCTAATAAATGGGCAGGTCTAACTTGAACAGGTTATGTTTTCATGGGCTAATTTTGCTACCCCTACTCAGAATCAAGATCATTAACCTTACCTACTACATTAATTACAATTAGCTAAATCTTCAAATGAAAAAAACATCGATTGTCAAGTATTTTTACTAAATGATAAAACAATGGCTTACCTCCTTGGTCATCTAAGCAAACAGATAATTAAAGCAAGACTTGTATCAGAGCCTTAAATAGCACATCTCCACTATTAAATGGGCAAATAAATTTGGGTCTAAAGTTCATAATTTTATGCTGAACCCATTGTGCCAATCCAATTTGAATAAAACGTACAATAAAAAGAATTTGTCGTTCTAATTTTACGCttaaataatttacataataaAGGAAGACAACCACAATTGCCTCTTATTCCTGACAAGGCTCACGGATTTCTTTATATAT
Coding sequences within it:
- the LOC132056649 gene encoding uncharacterized protein LOC132056649, whose protein sequence is MAMTIYVPPMAENNPSGDSTCKRERQQISIPFIWEERPGIPIKDWKPKPVATTNGTFTFTPPVKLIASVPFEWEEKPGTPLPFFSQTSPRKNIIGLPSTVRDVQEGRDNFWTGIDNYIDQHAHCEEDETSESEVEASDSESIYESFSSVPSLLANGLIPTLDISSAVPVEQTSPTADIGDSQLTGPLSPTSETGSSLLSYATGTTSLVGTAFLEKLFPLLSPNTSFLQNCSDPEKGDSHVPPKALNNNLDRDKNRSIKVRHPLTLGELIMMSRRRSHQRKTIQMQKRRFSKEMMDDDAFGCCIAGIGNSIGELHNKWKRQLQLKLI